From one Acidobacteriota bacterium genomic stretch:
- a CDS encoding ATP-binding protein, with product MIDEVGYLKLEPPEASLLFQVISERYERKGAVILTSNKAFAAWGEVFAGDAVMASAALDRLLHRSTVINIRGESYRLKEKRAAAARTGVVEELSAIAANSSTTPDNND from the coding sequence ATCATCGACGAGGTCGGCTACCTGAAGCTCGAACCTCCCGAGGCGAGCCTGTTGTTTCAGGTCATCTCGGAGAGATACGAACGCAAGGGAGCGGTCATCCTGACGAGCAACAAGGCCTTCGCGGCCTGGGGCGAGGTCTTCGCCGGAGACGCGGTGATGGCGAGCGCGGCTCTCGACCGGCTGCTCCACCGCTCGACGGTGATCAACATCCGGGGCGAAAGCTACCGGCTCAAGGAAAAGCGGGCCGCCGCGGCGCGCACGGGAGTTGTGGAAGAGTTGTCGGCAATTGCCGCCAACTCTTCCACAACTCCGGACAACAATGACTAA
- a CDS encoding DUF937 domain-containing protein, with protein sequence MFSLEDLLGQQQGSEVVNQIGQQVNAEPSLVNTAIQMALPAIISGLAKNAATPDGAQALDGALANDHDGSILDNLGGLGSLIFGGGQAPRQADAGGILGHILGGNQGQVTEKISNESGLNMGQVAQILMFLAPIVMGYLGRQKQQNNLDAGGISDLLTGQQQQIQQASQGSFIERMLDSDGDGSAMDDIASMALKYMTGK encoded by the coding sequence ATGTTTTCACTCGAAGATCTATTAGGACAACAACAGGGATCGGAGGTCGTCAATCAGATCGGCCAACAGGTCAACGCCGAACCGAGTCTCGTGAACACCGCGATTCAGATGGCTTTGCCGGCGATCATCAGCGGGCTGGCGAAAAATGCCGCGACTCCGGACGGCGCGCAGGCGCTCGACGGCGCGCTCGCCAACGACCACGACGGCAGTATCCTCGACAATCTCGGCGGACTCGGAAGCCTGATTTTCGGCGGCGGACAGGCGCCGCGGCAGGCTGACGCCGGCGGAATTCTCGGTCATATTCTTGGCGGGAATCAAGGTCAGGTGACGGAGAAGATCAGCAACGAAAGCGGGCTGAATATGGGACAGGTCGCGCAGATCCTGATGTTTCTCGCGCCGATCGTGATGGGCTATCTCGGTCGCCAGAAACAGCAGAACAATCTCGACGCGGGCGGCATTTCCGATCTTTTGACCGGCCAGCAGCAGCAGATCCAGCAGGCGTCGCAAGGTTCGTTCATCGAACGGATGCTCGACAGCGACGGCGACGGTTCGGCAATGGACGACATCGCCTCGATGGCGCTCAAATATATGACGGGCAAGTAG